A section of the Candidatus Legionella polyplacis genome encodes:
- the orn gene encoding oligoribonuclease: MKNNNNLIWIDLEMTGLIPDRDKIIEIATIITDVNLNIISEGPDLVIYQEKFILDNMDIWNTNQHKSSGLFSRVLDSKISENEAELQTINFLKNYIDKGKSPMCGNTVCQDRRFLYKYMPNLFSYFHYRNLDVSTLRELVKRWNPKLLNGFVKESRHLALNDIRDSILELIYYRETFIKVDLLS, translated from the coding sequence ATGAAAAATAATAATAATTTAATTTGGATAGATTTAGAAATGACAGGACTTATACCTGATAGAGATAAAATAATTGAAATTGCTACAATTATTACAGATGTTAATTTAAATATTATATCGGAAGGTCCTGATTTAGTTATTTATCAGGAGAAATTTATTTTGGATAATATGGATATTTGGAATACCAATCAGCATAAGAGTTCTGGTTTGTTTTCTAGGGTTTTAGATTCTAAAATTTCTGAAAATGAGGCGGAGTTACAAACTATAAATTTTTTAAAAAATTATATAGATAAAGGAAAATCTCCTATGTGCGGGAATACGGTGTGTCAAGATAGAAGATTTTTATATAAATATATGCCAAATCTTTTTTCTTATTTTCATTATAGAAATCTTGATGTTAGTACATTAAGAGAATTAGTGAAACGTTGGAATCCAAAATTATTAAATGGATTTGTAAAAGAATCTAGACATTTAGCTTTAAATGATATTAGAGATTCGATTTTGGAACTTATTTATTATCGTGAAACTTTTATTAAAGTAGATTTGTTATCATAA
- a CDS encoding multifunctional CCA addition/repair protein has product MKIYLVGGAVRDRLLGYPVKERDWVVVGATKELLKQKGYRCIGKSFPVFLHPITSEEYALARTEYKYAPGYYGFKCDFNPNITLEEDLKRRDLTINAMAIDSHGVLIDPYNGISDLRKKILRHVSSAFIEDPIRVLRIARFKARYHHLGFKIANETESLMYKIVKLGELKYITIERIWQEWNRSLSEKNPEIFIEVLRSCGALEIIFPEINRLFGVPNVSKFHPEIDSGVHALMALRNSVNLTYDPIVRFAVFLCHLEKSIINMKYWPIHFFYNQDRSNVIYNFCNRLKVPLIYRKLAIMSARFFQSIYMAWNLNPETLIKILEINNAFRNPDLFIKCLLVCKIDFCSCNTYIGNYYIQYSFWKILLEKCASINSKFFIEMGYKKKDIREEMHKKRVKYAKYICVYWKKKVFYEK; this is encoded by the coding sequence ATGAAGATATATCTTGTGGGTGGAGCTGTAAGAGATAGATTGCTTGGATATCCAGTTAAAGAACGGGATTGGGTTGTTGTTGGAGCAACTAAAGAATTATTAAAGCAAAAAGGTTACAGATGTATTGGAAAGAGTTTTCCTGTGTTTTTACATCCAATAACTAGTGAAGAATATGCTTTAGCGAGAACAGAATATAAGTATGCTCCTGGTTATTATGGTTTTAAATGTGATTTTAATCCTAATATTACTTTAGAAGAAGATTTAAAACGTCGAGATCTTACTATTAATGCTATGGCTATAGATTCACACGGTGTATTGATTGATCCGTATAATGGAATAAGTGATTTAAGAAAAAAAATTTTAAGACATGTGTCTTCTGCATTTATAGAAGATCCGATACGTGTTTTGCGTATTGCTAGATTTAAAGCTCGTTATCATCATTTAGGATTTAAAATTGCTAATGAAACAGAAAGTTTGATGTATAAAATAGTGAAACTTGGTGAGTTGAAATATATAACTATTGAGCGTATTTGGCAAGAATGGAATAGAAGTTTATCTGAAAAAAATCCAGAAATTTTTATTGAAGTTTTAAGATCTTGTGGAGCATTAGAAATTATTTTTCCTGAAATTAATAGATTATTTGGAGTTCCTAATGTTAGCAAATTTCATCCAGAAATAGATAGTGGAGTTCATGCTTTGATGGCTTTACGCAATTCTGTAAATTTGACTTATGATCCTATAGTACGTTTTGCAGTATTTTTATGTCATTTAGAAAAATCTATAATCAATATGAAATATTGGCCTATTCATTTTTTTTATAATCAGGATAGGTCTAATGTTATTTATAATTTTTGTAATAGATTAAAAGTTCCTTTAATTTATCGAAAATTAGCTATTATGAGTGCTCGTTTTTTTCAAAGTATTTATATGGCATGGAATTTAAATCCAGAAACTTTGATTAAAATTTTAGAGATAAATAATGCTTTTCGTAATCCAGATTTATTTATTAAATGTTTGTTAGTATGTAAAATAGATTTTTGTAGTTGTAATACTTATATAGGTAATTATTATATACAGTATAGTTTTTGGAAGATTTTATTGGAAAAGTGTGCTAGTATTAATTCTAAGTTTTTTATAGAAATGGGATACAAAAAAAAAGATATTAGAGAAGAAATGCATAAAAAACGTGTGAAATATGCAAAGTATATTTGTGTTTATTGGAAAAAAAAAGTATTTTATGAAAAATAA
- a CDS encoding c-type cytochrome, whose protein sequence is MLYIIKHTILISLILLTITTSTKTQIIPNNNKTNNNNNIYCMKSKNTCTSYKKKKISINTHNNYTKNKKILHINQNYYNDKDRIQYPILHTYNIKDKLLIQKGEYIAKIADCISCHTNTKNHPFSGGLKISTPFGNFYTPNITPDKKTGIGNWSEKDFINAMKNGKSPNGKNYFPVFPYTYFSKITNNDLHALYVYFMHIPPIKQKNKPLSFPFNLPGFRYIIHGWNFLFFNKSKNEENFFPNKKQNFYWKRGEYIVNSLGHCGMCHTPINIFGAPKKNFFLSGAFINGHWAPNITKDGLSYFHINDIIDIFNKNKLLGQNSPITGPMAEVNHNSLIYLTKKDKISIATYLKNINSINPTWINHKNKKQSNSSIGKIIYKNSCIMCHYNGEMGAPTIFDAENWFMRIKYSNFKTLYKHTIYGYNSMPIKGNCLNCSKTDIINAVNYILNNSLNISQWRNIINKK, encoded by the coding sequence ATGTTATATATAATAAAGCACACGATATTAATATCACTAATATTGTTAACCATAACAACATCTACTAAAACACAAATTATTCCGAATAATAATAAAACAAACAATAATAACAATATTTATTGCATGAAAAGTAAGAACACATGCACCTCATATAAAAAAAAAAAAATAAGTATCAACACTCATAATAATTATACAAAAAATAAAAAAATATTACATATTAACCAAAACTACTACAATGATAAAGATAGAATTCAATATCCTATATTGCATACATATAATATAAAAGATAAATTACTTATACAAAAAGGAGAATACATAGCTAAAATAGCCGATTGTATTTCATGTCATACAAATACAAAAAATCATCCTTTTTCTGGAGGATTAAAAATTTCAACTCCATTCGGAAATTTTTATACTCCTAATATAACACCAGATAAAAAAACTGGAATAGGAAACTGGAGTGAAAAAGATTTCATTAACGCTATGAAAAACGGAAAAAGCCCAAATGGAAAAAATTATTTTCCCGTATTTCCATATACTTATTTCTCCAAAATTACAAATAATGATTTGCATGCACTATATGTATATTTTATGCATATACCTCCAATAAAACAAAAAAATAAACCATTATCATTTCCATTTAACTTACCAGGTTTTAGATATATAATACATGGATGGAATTTTCTATTTTTCAACAAATCAAAAAATGAAGAAAACTTTTTTCCTAATAAAAAACAAAATTTTTATTGGAAAAGAGGAGAATATATTGTCAACAGTCTCGGACATTGTGGAATGTGTCATACTCCAATAAATATATTTGGAGCACCAAAGAAAAATTTTTTCCTTTCAGGTGCATTCATTAATGGACATTGGGCACCTAATATTACAAAAGATGGACTATCATATTTTCACATAAACGATATTATAGATATTTTTAATAAAAATAAATTATTAGGTCAAAACAGCCCAATAACAGGTCCAATGGCAGAAGTTAATCATAACAGCCTTATTTATCTTACAAAAAAAGACAAAATATCTATTGCAACATATTTAAAAAATATAAATAGTATTAATCCAACATGGATTAATCATAAAAATAAAAAACAATCTAATTCTTCAATAGGAAAGATTATATATAAAAACAGTTGTATAATGTGTCATTATAACGGAGAAATGGGTGCTCCAACAATTTTTGATGCAGAAAATTGGTTTATGCGAATTAAATATTCCAATTTTAAAACACTATATAAACATACTATTTATGGATACAATAGCATGCCAATTAAAGGAAATTGTTTAAATTGCTCTAAAACAGATATTATCAATGCAGTTAATTACATATTAAATAACTCTTTAAATATCTCCCAATGGAGAAATATAATTAATAAAAAATAA